The following proteins come from a genomic window of Lolium rigidum isolate FL_2022 chromosome 5, APGP_CSIRO_Lrig_0.1, whole genome shotgun sequence:
- the LOC124651595 gene encoding cytokinin hydroxylase-like: MAFAAAMVTAIASAAVALLLRAVWVTLSCYFLTPMRIRRAMAAQGVHGPSPRLLVGNLREVSALVAKATAGDMPSLSHDIVGRLMPHYVHWSGIYGKLFVYWYGSEPRLCLTDTDMIKEFLSSKYAHATGKSWLQRQGTRHFIGRGLLMANGARWSHQRHVVAPAFMPDKLKGRVGHMVECTKQTILSLRDAAARGRGEVEIGAHMTRLTGDIISRTEFDTSYETGKRIFHLLEDLQRLTARSSRYLWIPGSQYFPSKYRREISRLNGELEGVVLQSIGRSREIADEGRTTSMYGRGLLAILLAEMEEKKKDGKGARDGGKFSYDTQLVVDECKTFFFAGHDTSALLLTWTLMLLATHPEWQEKARAEVAQVCGDDPPSADHLSKLTVLQMIIQETLRLYPPATLLPRMAFEDITLGDGRLHLPRGLSVWIPVLAIHHDESIWGADAHEFRPERFAAGSGRRSSFLPFAAGPRNCVGQAYALYEAKVVLAMLLANFRFTISDDYRHAPVNVLTLRPKYGVPVHLRPLRP; the protein is encoded by the exons ATGGCTTTCGCGGCGGCCATGGTCACGGCGATCGCCTCGGCTGCCGTGGCGTTGCTCCTGAGGGCTGTATGGGTGACCCTATCCTGCTACTTCCTGACGCCAATGAGGATCCGTAGGGCCATGGCGGCGCAGGGTGTCCACGGACCCTCGCCGCGTCTGCTCGTCGGCAACCTCCGCGAGGTATCGGCTCTTGTGGCCAAGGCGACCGCCGGCGACATGCCGTCCCTGAGCCACGACATCGTCGGCCGCCTGATGCCCCATTACGTACACTGGTCTGGGATTTACGGGAAGCTGTTCGTGTACTGGTACGGCAGCGAGCCGCGGCTGTGCCTGACGGACACGGACATGATCAAGGAGTTCCTGTCGTCCAAGTACGCGCACGCCACCGGCAAATCGTGGCTGCAGCGGCAGGGCACGAGGCACTTCATCGGCCGCGGGCTGCTCATGGCGAACGGCGCCAGATGGTCGCACCAGCGCCATGTCGTCGCGCCGGCCTTCATGCCCGACAAGCTCAAG GGCCGCGTGGggcacatggtggagtgcacgaaGCAGACGATCCTGTCGCTGCGGGACGCGGCGGCGCGGGGCCGCGGCGAGGTGGAGATCGGCGCGCACATGACCCGGCTCACCGGCGACATCATCTCCCGCACGGAGTTCGACACCAGCTATGAGACGGGGAAGCGCATCTTCCACCTCCTCGAGGACCTGCAGCGCCTCACCGCGCGATCCAGCCGCTACCTCTGGATCCCCGGCAGCCA GTATTTCCCGAGCAAGTACAGGAGGGAGATCAGCCGGCTGAACGGCGAGCTGGAGGGCGTGGTACTGCAGTCCATCGGCCGGAGCCGCGAGATCGCCGACGAGGGCCGGACGACGTCCATGTACGGCCGGGGGCTCCTTGCCATACTGCTCGCCGagatggaggagaagaagaaggacggcAAGGGTGCACGCGACGGCGGCAAGTTCAGCTACGACACTCAGCTGGTGGTCGACGAGTGCAAgaccttcttcttcgccggccaCGATACGTCGGCGCTGCTTCTCACGTGGACGCTCATGCTACTCGCCACACACCCGGAGTGGCAGGAAAAAGCGCGCGCCGAGGTCGCACAGGTCTGCGGCGACGACCCGCCGTCCGCCGACCACCTCTCCAAGCTCACCGTG CTGCAGATGATCATCCAGGAGACGCTGCGGCTGTACCCGCCGGCGACGCTGCTGCCGCGGATGGCGTTCGAGGACATCACGCTCGGCGACGGCCGCCTCCACCTGCCGCGCGGCCTCTCCGTGTGGATACCGGTGCTGGCAATTCACCACGATGAGTCCATCTGGGGCGCCGACGCGCACGAGTTCCGGCCGGAACGGTTCGCTGCCGGCAGCGGGCGGCGGTCCTCGTTCCTGCCATTCGCCGCAGGGCCGCGCAACTGCGTCGGGCAGGCGTACGCTCTTTACGAGGCCAAGGTCGTCCTCGCTATGCTGCTGGCAAACTTCAGGTTCACCATCTCCGACGACTACCGCCACGCGCCGGTTAATGTGCTCACACTCCGTCCCAAGTACGGCGTGCCTGTCCACCTCCGGCCGCTGCGGCCGTAG